A window from Culex pipiens pallens isolate TS chromosome 3, TS_CPP_V2, whole genome shotgun sequence encodes these proteins:
- the LOC120426326 gene encoding phosphate carrier protein, mitochondrial-like, with product MFSALLDAARNSPFKTPFSRASCDAATPADGSSTKQLVAGRSLAAAASDEVEFGSTKFFLLCGLGGIISCGSTHTFVVPLDLVKCRLQVDQAKYKNLFHGFKISVAEEGAKGLVKGWAPTFFGYSAQGAFKFGLYEVFKVQYANMLGEENAYLYRTWLYLAASASAEFFADIALSPMEAAKVKIQTMPGFAGTLREAFPKMMGDEGIMAFYKGLVPLWCRQIPYTMMKFACFEKTVELLYAYVVPKPRDQCSKGEQLLVTFAAGYIAGVFCAIVSHPADVVVSKLNQAKGSSALDVAKQLGFMGMWNGLMPRIIMIGTLTALQWFIYDGVKVALNIPRPPPPEMPESLKKKLGVQ from the exons ATGTTCTCCGCGCTGTTGGACGCCGCCCGCAACTCCCCCTTCAAGACGCCCTTCTCGCGGGCGTCCTGCGATGCCGCGACTCCCGCCGACGGCAGCTCCACCAAGCAGCTAGTGGCCGGTCGCTCGCTGGCCGCCGCTGCCTCCGATGAGGTCGAGTTCGGATCGACCAAGTTCTTCCTGCTGTGCGGCCTCGGCGGTATCATCTCGTGCGGATCCACGCACACCTTCGTCGTGCCGCTCGATCTGGTCAAGTGCCGGCTGCAGGTCGACCAGGCCAAGTACAAGAACCTGTTCCACGGCTTCAAGATTTCGGTGGCGGAGGAGGGCGCCAAGGGTCTGGTCAAGGGATGGGCCCCGACCTTCTTCGGCTACTCGGCACAG GGTGCCTTCAAGTTCGGCCTGTACGAGGTGTTCAAGGTGCAGTACGCCAACATGCTGGGCGAGGAGAATGCCTACCTGTACCGCACGTGGTTGTACCTGGCCGCGTCCGCTTCGGCCGAGTTCTTCGCCGATATTGCGCTGTCTCCGATGGAGGCCGCCAAGGTCAAGATCCAGACCATGCCCGGATTCGCTGGAACACTGCGCGAGGCCTTCCCCAAGATGATGGGCGATGAGGGTATTATGGCGTTCTACAAGGGTCTGGTTCCGCTGTGGTGTCGCCAGATTCCGTACACCATGATGAAGTTCGCCTGCTTTGAGAAGACTGTCGAGCTGCTCTACGC TTATGTTGTGCCGAAGCCTCGCGATCAGTGCTCCAAGGGTGAGCAGCTGCTGGTAACCTTCGCCGCCGGTTACATTGCCGGAGTGTTCTGCGCCATCGTGTCCCACCCGGCCGATGTGGTCGTGTCCAAGCTGAACCAGGCCAAGGGATCCAGTGCGCTCGATGTGGCCAAGCAGCTCGGCTTCATGGGCATGTGGAACGGTCTGATGCCCCGTATTATCATGATCGGTACGCTGACTGCCCTGCAGTGGTTCATCTACGACGGCGTGAAGGTCGCCCTGAACATCCCGCGCCCACCCCCGCCAGAGATGCCCGAGTCGCTCAAGAAGAAGCTGGGAGTGCAGTAA
- the LOC120426336 gene encoding protein phosphatase 1 regulatory subunit 3C-B gives MPAFAEMLVSQSPPVYNYSLTDYIAKQSTRCRPASLQLTPPPLRRQPTPFNPLHVPPTTKMPASPRRSCLVVRPEDLSPEEERPELELDSPTSPDGHDRRCKKKVVFADDQGGQLTHVRFMKEPSYMPPTWSLQFLAHVTQGMISPVPQEQWMVDFRQPASAYLEFRQKVEEKNVSLENVIIKETEHLIVGTVKVKNISFHKEVVVRSSCDGWKTHEDTYCNYTVVGSGAASAYTVHDTFSFKITLPPKSRRIEFCVCFKCDIGEFWDNHDGHNYSLTNRVMPRQETSIFFPPHSAFNNNSSHNSNNNSSTNNNSSSLSNCADSPHVDPSAELDTWRHMSAENHTGPYCLKDSNFNEDTRLERPRRLSTPDVVDSVARTFNGVIPPPSPMRRSTSCGDEMMTRGARTARSTGRNYLIRECKDGDNLLANLMNLRSIMLGQQSQQV, from the exons ATGCCAGCCTTCGCCGAGATGCTGGTATCGCAGAGCCCGCCGGTGTACAACTACTCGCTAACCGACTACATCGCCAAACAGTCGACCCGCTGCCGGCCGGCGTCCCTGCAGCTAACGCCACCTCCGTTGCGCCGTCAACCGACGCCGTTCAACCCGTTGCACGTGCCGCCTACGACTAAAATGCCCGCCTCGCCGCGGCGATCCTGCCTGGTGGTGCGTCCGGAAGATCTGAGCCCCGAGGAGGAGCGGCCCGAGCTGGAGCTGGACAGCCCGACGTCGCCGGATGGGCACGATCGGCGCTGCAAGAAGAAGGTGGTGTTCGCGGACGATCAGGGCGGGCAGTTGACGCACGTGCGCTTCATGAAGGAACCGTCGTACATGCCGCCGACGTGGAGTTTGCAGTTTCTGGCGCACGTCACCCAGGGCATGATCAGTCCGGTGCCGCAGGAGCAGTGGATGGTGGACTTTCGGCAGCCGGCCAGCGCGTACTTGGAGTTCCGGCAGAAGGTCGAGGAGAAGAACGTGTCGCTGGAGAATGTGATTATTAAGGAGACGGAACATTTGATCGTTGGGACGGTCAAGGTGAAAAACATTAGCTTCCACAAGGAGGTGGTGGTGCGATCGTCCTGCGACGGCTGGAAAACCCACGAGGACACGTACTGCAACTACACGGTG GTTGGGAGCGGTGCCGCGTCCGCCTACACCGTGCACGATACCTTCTCCTTCAAGATTACTCTTCCCCCTAAGTCGAGGCGGATTGAGTTCTGCGTTTGCTTCAAATGTGATATCGGCGAGTTCTGGGACAACCATGAC GGTCACAACTATTCGCTCACGAACCGGGTGATGCCACGCCAGGAGACCAGCATCTTCTTCCCGCCACACAGTGCCTTTAACAACAACAGCAGtcacaacagcaacaacaactccagtacaaacaacaacagcagcagcttaAGCAACTGTGCGGACTCGCCGCACGTGGACCCTAGCGCTGAGCTGGACACGTGGCGCCACATGAGCGCGGAGAACCATACCGGACCTTACTG tttaaaaGACAGCAACTTCAACGAGGACACGCGCCTGGAGCGGCCCCGCCGACTGTCCACCCCGGATGTCGTAGATTCGGTGGCGCGAACGTTCAACGGCGTGATTCCGCCGCCCTCGCCGATGCGCCGCAGCACGTCCTGCGGGGACGAAATGATGACGCGGGGTGCGCGAACCGCCCGCAGCACCGGCCGCAACTACCTGATCCGGGAGTGCAAGGACGGCGACAACCTGCTGGCCAACCTGATGAACCTGCGCAGCATCATGCTCGGCCAGCAGAGCCAGCAGGTGTGA